Genomic segment of Pongo pygmaeus isolate AG05252 chromosome 1, NHGRI_mPonPyg2-v2.0_pri, whole genome shotgun sequence:
ATTTCTTAGGAATTTAcctctggtgaagatgctgtgaacattgttgaaatggcaacaaaggatttagaatattacatcaacttagttgataaagcagcagcggGGTTTgggaggattgactccaattttgaaaaaagtttgaCTGTGAGAAAAATGCTATCAAAAGCATTGTATACAacagagaaatatttcatgaaaggaagagtctacTGATGTGGaaaacttcactgttgtcttattttaagaaactgtcacagccaccCTAGCCTTCAGCAACTACCCGATCAGTCACCAGCCATCAGTCAGCAGCCAGCAACatggaggcaagaccctccagcagagaaaagattatgactcactgaaggctcagatgatcattagcattttttagcagtaaggtatttttaaatgaaagtatatatgctttttagacataatgctatttcacatttaatagactacagtataatgtaaacataatttttgtatgtactggaaaaccaaaaatgtgTGTAACTCACTTTaatgcaatatttgctttattgtggttttcggaaccaaacctgcaatatctctgaggtatgcctgcaTACCAAAGTTGAGCATTTAATAACACTGAGAATTTCTCTAGATGAAGGAATCATAAAGGGGCCTTTCAGGAAGTGGTAACAGGCAAAGACAAAATGCCAGAAGGTTTGCACCTACAGGTTGCTCAGGATAACTGCTGAGCAGAGTGGGAGTAAGGCCACTATGAGAAACAAGACTAAGGGTTAGGCAAGCTCAGGCCACCTCTAACAACCTCAACTATAGGGTGGGGTGGAGCCTAGGAAAGTGGCAGGGTCAGAGCCCTCCTGTTTCCTAGATATGAAGCTTTTCTCAGTCTGGCCACCAAGACTCCATCAAAGCAAATATGACCTGGGGCATTTAAACAGAAGTAGAGCCAGACACacatcccaaaaccatcctttCACCAGGCCCAAGGCCTCTGAGCCTCTGGCCATATGTGGGGTGATGCTGGGATTGTTGATTCTGTGCCAGTCCTGAGAGCTGAGACAGGAATGCAGGTGTGCCTTCTAGAGGTGGAAATGGGGGATTTACATATCAGCACCATGGACAGAGGTCtcagcatttccttttttctctgagTTCAGGCCAAGTCAGCAAAGTCCAGTGGAATTTTTGGCCAACAATTCCCTGGAAACTTTGACATTCTGGGCTAGAGGagcccaaagaaaaaaaaatccagatcaCGAAACTACTGGCCCTGATATAGACTGCTATAATGGCCACATGCTTGCCTTGACTCTTTCCTTGTCTCCTTGCCTGTAGGCTTACCCCACCCTAACTTTCATTGCATCTCTTCAGTGCTGCAAGATCAATCCTTCTAATCATGAATCTGACCACGACTCTGTATTTTTAGGAAACCTCCAATGATGCCCTTAGCTTGGCATTCAAGGCCCTTCATGGCCTTCCCTGCCCTTATTTCTAACATTATTGGTAGCCTTCGTTCCTACACAACTTTGCTCACAGCAAAGATTTCCTCCTACTTCTCTAATTATTCCCTCCATACCCTCAAGCTGGGGATTGGAGGATCACCAGGGCTCAGCTCTTGAAACCCTTGTCCTTCCGTTTCCACTCACCACTCATCCCATTAGTGATCTAATCCAGTCCCATGGCTTTCCCcaatgttttggggtttttttgtttgtttgttttttgtgttttttttttttgtaattgttttataggttgaggtcttagatttaactgTTTAattcatttgatttgattttttgtatgGTGAAagacaggggtctagtttcattcttctgcatatggatatccagttttcccagcaccatttattgaagagattgtttttccccagtgtatgttactggtacctttgtcaaaaacgagttcactgtaggtgtatagatttgtttctgggttctccattctgttctattagtctatgtgtctgttttgatgtcagtaccatgctatttagTTACCatagttctgtagtataatttgaagtcagataatgtgatttttccagttttgttcttttttgcttaagatagctttggctattccggatctttgtgtttccatataaattttaggattttctttttctatttctgtgaagaatgtcattggtattttgatagagattgcattgaatctatagattactttgagaagtatggacattttaacaatatagattcttccaatctattaacatggaatatttttccatttattggtgtcctcttcaattccCTTCataagtgttttatagttttcatcataaagggctttcacttatttggttaatttctaggtatttaattttttattatactttaagttctgggatacatgtgcagaacgtgcaggtttgttacataggtaaacacatgccatggtggtttgctgcactcatcaacccgtcatctacattagatatttctcctaatgctatctttcccctagccccccacctctgacaggccccagtgtgtgatgttcccctccctgtgtccatgtgttctcattgttcaactgccacttatgagtgagaacatgcagtgtttggttttttgttcctgtgttagtttgctgaaaatgatggtttccagcttcatccatgtccctgcaaaggacatgaactcacccttttttatggctgcatagtattccatggtgtatatgtgccacatcatctttatccagtctatcattgatgggcatttgggttggttccaagtctttgctattgtgaacagtgctgcaatagacatacatgtgcatgtgtctttacagtagaatgatttataattctttgggtatatacccagtaatgggattgctgggtcaaatggtatttctggcgattgaggaattgccacactgtcttctaccatggttgaactaatttacagtcccaccaacagtataaaagcgttcctatttctccacatcctctccagcatctgttgcttcctgactttttaatgatcgccattctaactggcacgagatagtatctcattgtgattttgatttgcctttctctaatggcaattgatgatgagcattttttcatatgtttcttggccacataaatgtcttcttttgagaagtgcctgttcatatccttcgcccactttttggtggggttctttttttcttgtaaatttgtttaagttccttgtagattctggatattagccctttgtcagatggatagattacaaaaattttctcccattctgtaggttgcctgttcactctgatggttgtttcttttggtgtacagaagctctttagtttaattagatcccatttgtcaagtttggcttttgttgccattgcttttggtgttttagtcatgaaatctttgcccatgcctatgtcctgaatggtattgcctaggttttcttctagggcttttactgttttaggtctcacatttaagtctgtaatacatcttgagttaatttttgtataagatgtaagaaaggggtccagtttcagttttctccatatggatagccagttctcccaaagcatttgttaaataggaaataattttcccattgctcgtttttgtcaggtttgtcaaagatcagatgattgtagatgtgtgacattatttctgaggcctctgttctgttccattggtctatatctctattttggtaccagcaccatgctgttttggttactgtggccttgtagtatagtttgaagtcaggtagcacgatgccttcagctttgttcttttggcttaggattgtcttggatattcaggctctgttttggttccacatgaaatttaaagtagttttttctaattccgtgaagaaagtcagtggtagcttgatgaggatagtattgaatctataaattactttgggcagtatggccattttcatagtactgattcttcctatccatgagcatggaatgttcttccatttgtttgtgtcctttcttatttccttgagcagtgatttgtagttttccttgaagaggtccttcacatcccttgtaagttgtattcctaggtattttattctcttcgtagcaattctgaatgggattttactcatgatttggctctctattattggtgtataggaatgcttgtgatttttgcacattgattttgtatcctgagacttttctgaagtttcttatcagcctaaggagatttggggctgagattataggttttctaaatatgcaatcatgtcatctgcaaacagagacagtttgacttcctctcttcctatttgaataccctttatttctttctactgcctgattgcctggccagaacttccaacactatgttgaatagcagtggtgagagagggcatccttgtcctgtACTGGTTtaaaaagggaattcttccagctttttcccattcaatatgaaattgtctgtgggtttgtcataaatagctcttattattttgaaatacgttccattgatacctagtttattgagagtttttagcatgaaggggtgctgaattttgttgaaggccttttctgcatctattgagataatcatgtggtttttgtcattggttctgtttatgtgatggattatgtttattgatttgcatatgttgtaccagccttgcatcccagggatgaagccaatttgatcttggtggatatgctttttgatgtgctgctagatttggtttgtcagtattttattgaggattttcgcttcgatgttcatcagggacattggcctgaaattttgttgttgtcgtgtttctgccaggtttgggtatcaggatgatgctggcctcataaaatgagttagggaggattccctctttttctattgtttggaatagtttcagaaggaatggcaccagctcctctttgtacctctggtagaattcgtctgtgaatccatctggtcctgggcttttttttattggtaggctattaattactgcctcaatttcagaacttgttattggtctattcagggattcgacttcttcctggtttagtcttgggagggtgtatgggagggtgtatgtgtcctggaatttatccacttcttctagattttctagtttatttgtgtagaggtgtttatagtattctctgatggtagtttgtatttctgtgggatcagtggtgatatcccctttgtcatcttttattgtgtccatttggttcttctctcttttcttctttactaatctggttagtggtctattttgttaatcttttcaaaaaaccagctcctggatttattgatttcgtgtctctgtctccttcagctctgctctgatcttagttatttgttgtcttctgctagcttttgaatttgtttgctcttgcttccctagttctttttttttttgcaattttttttattatactttaagttctagggtacatgtgcacaatgtgcaggtttgttacatatgtatatatgtgccatgttggtttgctgcacccattaactcctcattttcattaggtatttctcctaatgctatccctcccttctctagttcttttaattgtgaagttaagatgtcaattttagatctttcttgctttctcctgtgggcattcagtactataagtttccctctaaacactgctttagctgtgtcgcagagattctggtacattgtgtctttgttctcattggtttcaaagaacttatttatttctgccttaattttattatgtacccagtagtcattcgggagcagggtgttcagtttccatgtagttgtgcgagTTTGAGttggtttcttaatcctgagttctaatttgattgcactctggtctgagagactgttgtgatttccattcttttgcatttgctgaggagtgttttacttccaattatgtggtcaattttagaataagtgcaatgtggtgctgagaagaatgtatattctgtagacttgggatggagagttctgtagatgtctattaggtccacttggtccagagctgagttcaagtcctgaatatccttgttaattttctgtctcattgatctgtctaatattgacagtggggtgttaaagtctaccactattattgtgtgggagtctaagtctctttgtaggtctctaagaacttgctttatgaatctgggtgctcctgtattggatgcacatatatttaggatagttagcccttcttgttgccttgatccctttactatcatgtaatgcccttctttgtcttttttgatctttgttggtttaaagtctgttttatcagagactaggattgcaacctctgctttttttttttttttttttttgctttccatttgcttggcaaatattcctccatccctttattttgagcctatgtgtgtctttgcacatgagatgagtcttgactctttatccaatttgccagtctgtgtcttttaattggggcctttagcccttttacatttaaggttaatattattatgtgtaaatttggtcctgtcattatgatgctagctggttactttgcccattagttgatgcagtttcttcatactgTCGATGgtatttacaatttggtatgtttttgcagtggctggtactggttttttcatgtccatatttagtgcttcctacAGGAGCTCTTgtcaggcaggcctggtggtgacaaaatctctcagcatttgcttgtctgtaaaggattttatttctccttcgcttatgaagcttagtttggctgggtatggaatttctgagttgaaaattcttttaagaatattgaatattggcccccactttcttctggcctgtagggtttctgcagagagatctgctgttagtctgatgggcttcccattGTGGGTAActggacctttctctctggctgcgtttaacatttttccttcatttcaaccttggtgaatctgatgattatatgtcttggggtcactcttcttgaggagtatctttgtggtgttctctatatttcctgaatttgaatgttggcctgtcttgctaggttggggaagttctccttgataatatcctgaagagtgttttccaacttggttccattctccccataactttcaggtacaccaatcaaacataggtttggtcttttcacatagtcccatatttcttggatgttttgttcattccttttcattcttttttctctaatcttgtcttcatgttttatttcagtaagttgatcttcaatctctgatatcctttcttccgcttgatcaattcggctgttgatacttgtgtatgcttcacaaagttttcatgctgagtttttcagctccatcaggtcatttatgttcttctctaaactggttattctagttagcaattcctctcattgttttcaaggttcttagcttccttacgttgggttagaacatgctcctttagctcggaggagtttgttattacccacctcctgaagcctacttctgtcaattcgtcaaactcattctccgtccagttttgttaccttgctggcaaggagttctgatcctttggaggagaagaggcattctggttttgggaattttctgtctttttgcgctggtttttcctcatcttcatggatttatctacctttggtctttgatgttggtgaccttcagatggggtctctgagtggacgacctttatgttgatgttgatgctattcctttctgtttattagttttccttctaacagtcaggaccctctgctgcacgtctgctggagtttgctgaaggtccactccaaaccctgtttgcctgggtatcaccagcggaggctgcataacagcaaagattgctgtctgttccttcctctggaagcttcatcccagaggggcacccaccagatgccaactggagctctcctgtatgaggtatctgtcaacccctgctgggaggtgtctcccagtcaggtggcacgggggtcagggacccacttgaggaggcagtctgtcccttaggaGAGCTcaagcgctgtgctgggagatccgctgctctctgCAGAGCccgcaggcaggaacgtttaagtgtgctgaagctgcgcccacagccgctccttcccccaggtgctctgtcccagggagatgggagtttgatCTATAAGCCCCTAACTGggtctgctgcctttttttcagagatgccctgcctggagaggaagaatctagagaggcagtctggctacagtggctttgccaagctgcggtgggctccatgCAGTTCGAACTTCCCGgaagctttgtttacactgtgaggggaaaaccacttACTcgagcctcagtaatggcggacacccctcccccaccaagctcgagtgtcccaggtggacttcagactgctgtgctggcagtgagaatttcaagccagtagatCTTAGCTCACTGGGCTCCATGGGGGATCTGCTAAGCTAGACcatttggctccctggcttcagtctcctttccaggggagtaaatggttctgtctcaccggcattccaggcaccactggggtatgaaaaaaaaaaaaactcctgcagctaacTTGGtatctgcccaaatggccacccagttttgtgcttgaaacccagggccctgctggCATAGGCACCctagggaatctcctggtctgcaggttgtgaagaccatggaaAAAGCCATGGATCGAAACGCACCATTcttcatggcacagtccctcatggcttcccttgtcTAAGGGAGGGAGTTccttgaccccttgcacttcccaggtgaggcaatgccccaccctgcttcagctggccctttgtgggctgcatccactttctaaccagtcccaatgagaagagctgggtacctcagttggaaacacagaaatcacccaccttttgcattgatctcactgggagatgcagaccagagctgtttctattcaggcatcttgccagccaccaggtatttaattttatgtgtggctattgtaaatggggttaatttttttatttttttattttttaacttttattttaagttcaggggtatatgtgcatgtttgttatataggtaaacccaTGTCATGGGGGGTTGTTGTATAGactatttaaaaagtataatattaagtctagtacccattacttatttttcctgatcctctccctcctcccactctccactctccagtagtccccagtgtctgttgttcccttccatgtgtccatgtgctctcaactttaagttcccacttataagtgagcagtatgcagtatttggttttctgttcctgcattcatttgctaaggataatggcctccagctccatcatgtttctgcaaaagacatgatctcattttttatagctgcatagtatcccatggtgtatatgtaccacattttctttatccagtctaccactgatgggcatttaggttgattccatctcCTTGCTAAtatgaatagcactgcaatgaacatatgcatgcatgtgtctttatgatagaacaatttctattcctttgggtatatactctgaaaatgtctttattttaccttcattttgaagaatattgtcactggatgtagaattctagtttgactttttttttctttcagctcctTAAAATTATTATCCCATTGTCTTTTGGTCAATGATAAATCAATGCTCATTCTTATCTTTATTCCCTTGTacatatgtctttttttctgtctccttttaaTGTCTTATCtttatcatttgtcttttggTAAATTGATTACAATGTACCTTGGTATGGTTTTCTGTGTATGTATCCTGTTTAGGATTTGTTGAGCTTTTTGAGACAACCGTTTTTGATCTTCAAGTTTGGAAACTTTggactattatttcttttttttttttttttttgaaatttttagtttATTACTGTTCTTGTGAAAAATCCAGTGGCCACAGATAACATCATTGCAGCACCTTTACTCCTTCGGCTTTTTGCCAGCACCAACATTGGCCTTTGCAGTCCCCCTGactttcttcattctgttcttGCGTTCCTTTCGTTGCTTTCTTGAGGTCTTTTTCTTCTCATACAGGCCATGTCTTGCAAGTCTATGTTTGGgttcatttttctttgcataatCCAGGGAATCATACATCATGCCAAAGCCAGTTGTCTTGCCACCACCAAAATGAGTTCTGAATCCAAATACAAAGATGACATCCGGTGTGGTCTTGTACATTTTGGCTAGTTTTTCCCGAATTTCTGTCTTAGGCACTGTTGCCTTCCCGGGGTGAAGGACATCAATGACCATTTGTTTCCTCTGAAGTAGTCGGTTGGTCATGAACTTTCTAGTGCGGATAGTTACGGTGTCGTTCATGATGGCGATCTATCTTCAGACAGCCAAGGAGGAAAAAAGGGgactattatttctttaaatatttttctgcccttaacctttctgagttttctatcGCTATGTCTTTGAGttcattgatcttttcttctttagtatATAACTGCTATATATACTCCATatgctatatatactatataatctGCTGTTTAACTATATGGTGCATTTTTAGTTCCGGTATTATACTTTTAAATCTAGAAGTTCTATTTGATAACTTCCACTTCTTTCCTCATTAAgttcatgttttcatttaaatcttttaatgtatatttagaaCAGTTGCTTCAAAATCTGTGCCCGCTAATTCCATCATTCCTGTCATTTCTGAGTCTATTTCTATAGAGTGATTTTTCTCCTGGTTATAGGTCatattttcctgcctttttacATATCTAATTTTATTGGATGTTGGACATTGTGAATATTCTATTGTTGAGGGTCtgaatttttgtttccttcctttcaataatgttgaattttgttttgttttggtaggaGTTAACTTACTTGCTCATCAGCTTGTTCCTTGTAAGGCTTGTGTTTAAGATTTATTAGGATGGTGCTAGAGTAGACTTTACTCTAGGGCTAGTTTAGCCCTACTACCAAGACCCTTTTGAGGCCTCTACTGAATGTTGTGGGTGTCCAATATGTTCTCTTCACTCTCCAACTGTAACATGAATGTCTCTCAGCCCTGTCTGATCTCTGAAAATTGTTCAGCTTATAGCTCCCCAGTAGTTTTCATTTGCCCACACTCATGGAGTTTTATTATATGCATGCACAACTCATGCATATAAATACTCACGAGTATTTAGACAAGGACTCAAGGGAGACCTCTATACAGATTTCTGAAGCTCTTTTTCTAAGTAGCTTCTTCCTCTCTGGTACTCTTCCCTGGAAATTATAGTGCCACAAACTCTCCTAATGTCAAGATCTCTATCTTCAACACAAAAAGACCCCTATGATCTACTTGGATTTCCCCTCCCTGCTCTGCCCAAAAGTGCCTTCAAACAGAAAGTCAGGGTGATCTTCAGGCTCACTTTGCTTGTTTTCCTTCTCTCAGAGATCATAGTTCCGTGCTAACTATTGTCCGTTGTCTAAATAGTTGTTTCATACACTTATCCAGTTGTCTAGTTATTTATGCAGGCCAGAAAGTCCAGTGCCAGTTACTCAGTCATGTTCAGAATATAAAATTCCTCTCCTTTGGGTCTTTACCCAAATGTTACACAAGAGTTGCAATCATCCCAACAATTCTGCCTGTCCTCCATTCCTGCTACATTTTTCTCCATAGTACTCATCATCCAACACTATCAATTTACCTATCTCTCTTACTTAAGAATTGTTTCTCTTCATTAGAAGGTAAGGTCCATGCAGGCAggaattttgtgtattttgttccATGTTATAGCTCCAGCACAAAGGTTAGGTCTtggaatacaataaatatttgacagatgaatgaatgaatgaataaaggatcATTACCTTTTGAAAACTTTCCTTCACGCTATTCCTATCTTTTCTGCAACTTGTATCATATTGTTGATCACACTTtgttcctctgtctctctgtcacacacacacacacatgcacacgcacacacacacacagcagaaaTGGACCTCATCTGTGTGTCCCCACCATCCAAAACAGGGATTAACATAGGTGAGTTGTGTGCATGGAAATTGTTCCCATCTAAGAAGCACAGTGTCCAAGAAACCAGCAGAGGGCAGCACAAAGCTGTGTCTCTCTTTTCGCCTCCCTAGTGCCAGTCTTAAGTAGAGAGGGGCTGGTAGCAGATGGAACTGGAGCTGCAGCTAGACTAAGAAACACAGAGCCAGTGTTATTCCGTCAGAAGAGAACTCAGGAGGGCCCAGGCAGCCTTCTCTAGGGGGGTCTCTCACACGGCCTTGCTGACTCAGCATGTCCTACTGTGTATTCCATCCACAAACACCCAGCCTTGATAGGAGCACAGgcccacgtgcacacacacgcacatgcacacagaccCCTCCTCAGTCAGCAGAGCCCTGCCTTCATGATGCAATCACCTTCTCTCCCAGCCTGTGCTGTTTAGGCTTTCCAGTTCAAATGGATTCCTCAGAGGTTCCATTCCCAGCCTCCCTGTCCACTCAGTGCATTTAGCAATTCCCCTGAAGCCTTTTAATGTTCACCATTTAAATTTCATTCTTACCACAGGAACTGCCAGGAGGTCGGCACTGTTAGgtccaatttacagatgaggaacagactcagagagggaaaggaactggcctaaggtcacacagctggtgagtggaGAGGCTCAGATTCAAACCCAGGGGTGCTGGCCTTGGGCTCCCTCCATGGCCAGCTGCAGCCTCCACTCCAGCTCAAGCCCCAGGGGAAGGGACAGGAGTGGAGGCATGGGCAGGAGGGTGGGAGGTCACAGTACAGATTCTTTACTCCCAGGATTTTTATTATCACCCTGAAATAAAGCTAGTTCCTCCAGGCTTgcttctcctccccccaccccacccccactacaAACCTTTCTATGACATTTACAGGGTGGGGGGTATGGGGCGTAGGGGAAGACAGCATCGCCTGCTTCCTGGGAACTCTTGCAGGGCAGAACCTGAGTATTACTGATGTTCTCCAGGACCTCACACACAGTAAGGGCTCGCCCAGGGCGGGTttcatggatggatggataaataggaTCATCAAGATGAAGGGCAATGCCTGGGAACTCTTTAGAGTCTTTAGAGTCTTATCTTTTAATTCAGCAAACAGCCCCAGAAGATTCCCATCCCTCCCCCAGCACTAGGCCCTGTTTTGGATGCTAAAGACacatagatggggaaactgaggccactacttggcagagaca
This window contains:
- the LOC129037164 gene encoding small ribosomal subunit protein eS24-like, with the translated sequence MNDTVTIRTRKFMTNRLLQRKQMVIDVLHPGKATVPKTEIREKLAKMYKTTPDVIFVFGFRTHFGGGKTTGFGMMYDSLDYAKKNEPKHRLARHGLYEKKKTSRKQRKERKNRMKKVRGTAKANVGAGKKPKE